The stretch of DNA CGCGACGTGAGGCGAGGCGAACGCACCCGcaccgccccccggccccgctaACCCCGGGCGGACCCCGCGGGGCCCCCacgccgccgcccccggccccgccgagcgGGCNNNNNNNNNNNNNNNNNNNNNNNNNNNNNNNNNNNNNNNNNNNNNNNNNNNNNNNNNNNNNNNNNNNNNNNNNNNNNNNNNNNNNNNNNNNNNNNNNNNNNNNNNNNNNNNNNNNNNNNNNNNNNNNNNNNNNNNNNNNNNNNNNNNNNNNNNNNNNNNNNNNNNNNNNNNNNNNNNNNNNNNNNNNNNNNNNNNNNNNNNNNNNNNNNNNNNNNNNNNNNNNNNNNNNNNNNNNNNNNNNNNNNNNNNNNNNNNNNNNNNNNNNNNNNNNNNNNNNNNNNNNNNNNNNNNNNNNNNNNNNNNNNNNNNNNNNNNNNNNNNNNNNNNNNNNNNNNNNNNNNNNNNNNNNNNNNNNNNNNNNNNNNNNNNNNNNNNNNNNNNNNNNNNNNNNNNNNNNNNNGGCGCTGCCTCCCCCCGGCGGGCAggcggggagccggggccgcTGCCCGGGGAGCGACGcccgctgcccggcccggccctgccccgcggccgccgccccTTCCCTCAGGGGCTGCCGGCGGTGGGGCGaggggagcccccggggggaAACGGGTCCGGCCCCAACGCCCCCGGCCGCGGAGTGGGCTGCGGAGGGGCCCCGGCGCTGCCGCCCTCAGCCGGCCCCCGCCCGGGAGGTGGCGGCGCCAggcgctgcccccagcctcggCCGGGGGGGCTCGGCAAGGACCGGGCCCCAGCCTCCGCGCACAGCTCCCCCGGCACCGTCCCCTCCTCACAGAGGCATCAGCAGCCCCCCGAAGCTCGGCTTCCGTGTCAAAAGGGAATAAAGTAAAAAGCAGAAGCCGTGttctggctggggctggagggcagcTCTTCAGCTTTATGAATCATTACTGGGCGTTTTCTACAGCTCACGTTATGGCAAGAGTTGTTGGCGTGGCCGAAGCGAGCCTCGTGCGTGTACCCCGCTTTTTCATCTTGGGAATGCATCCCACCGGTTCCGAGTGGTCCAAAACACGCAAAAAATTTGAAACAGATACTTTTGCCACAATCTCCATGAAGATGCTTGGACTTTTTAACCGGTATCCTCTCTGTGCAAAATTCAACCATCTAAATAACAGCTTTGTATTCCGTGGGCTGTACCTGGACTCCCCCAGAAAACCTGCTGTGAGCATCAAAGAAAATAGAGCAAAGAGAACAGACAGTACCAAGAGAAAACGAGCCATGAGAGAGATGGGTGAGCTGCTCAGAATCACCCATCACATCACTGATAGCCAGGagcaaaaataaagctctcGACTCCCCCAATAAACGCTGCAATAAATGCTAAAATTTAGCTGGATGCCACTGCTGCTATGTGAAAGGATTTAGAGAGTGTAGCAAGcacacataagaaaaaaatgaggacgAAAATGTGGAGCCTTAGCTGGAGTTGTTTGTATTAGGTGCAGGTATGTGATCTTCACAGCTAACAAACCAAGGTTAATGACTCCAGGTtcaaaaaatgattattttgcaGGGAGAGTTTAGAAACTATTTAATGAGAATTGAAtcaaagcagacaaacaaaaccaccaacaaaaaaacttccttCCCATATTCTACCAGCATGTCCAGGACTATCAGCCATGCTTAGTGGTCCTGTTGCAGGCCCAGGAGGCACACTTCCATCAGCAGAACTGCTGTCAGTCCTCGGAGAAGCCAGGAACAGGTTCCTGCGAGCTGATGGCCAGGTCAGGGCTGAGGTTTTTGCCCCAGAAGTTTGCACAGCTGCTTTTCATGTGCACCCTATGGCAAAACAGAGCCATATAGTACAAAGCCAGTCATGTCTCGTGTACCCAAAGAACAAGTGGGTGGGAGCTCGTGTGACCATCCCCTTTTAACAGACTTGATCTAAGAACTGGATGCATGAACcacaaaaatatcagttttgttctctgtgtGCTGCTTCATACGCGTTAAATACCTTTTCTTCAGGatgctttcttctctgttcgACACTCGTTTCAGGAGATCACTTGGACTGTGGATTACTGTATCAGCCATTTGCAGCTGGAGTTCAGGAGCCAAGTGTAATCATGTGTACCGGCAGAAAACAGGTATCTGAGTCCAAAATATGCTCTGATTTGACACAATTTGCATAAACCAGGATTTCAAATCTGTCCTTAAGGACAGGAATTGGGGGCACTGAAAGTTGTCAAGAAACCTGTTACTAAGACTGACTACTTACTACTTCTAGAAGCATCTCCTGCATCATATATTTGCTGTAAAGATTTTACGTGTCCTGTCCTGTGAGGCTTTCCTACGCAGTTATTGTCACATTGTGCCATAAGTGAGGAGGACATTCTCTGTCGGCCATACAAAGACGGGAAATCATTAGAAGCACAGAACTAATACATACTGGTAACAAAGACCGAGAGATGGTTTATGTGGCATAACGGATTGGTCTATCCACTCtgacagaaaagcatttgtatATCCATTACAGACCATTGGTTTAACTCTAAGGGCCTTTACTAGAAAGATGGACAAAGGTGATAGAGGAATTCAAAGGCTAAAATCCTCCCACCCTTTCCTATATTGTCACACTTCAAGGATTAGTCCTGTAAATTCTGGctgtagaaaacaaacaggattaGCTTCAGACAGTGTTGACTGCAGTTAAGAGCTCTGAAATGTAAGAGATGCGTAGGACGAGATAAAATGATAAAGGCTTGCATTCTTCCCATTACAACTGGGACTTGCTTCCACGGTTTTGGGCTTACAGAGAAGACGGATCTCAGATGGCACATGAAGATACACGATGAAGTTCCCCTGCAGAAAGCTTGCCTTGATTCACTTATGCTTAATCCTACTAGGAGGATTCCTCTAGCCTCTGAAACATCATGAAGGTGTTTTCAACAGCACAAAATCCATCACCCGAGAACAGACCTTTTGCTCAGAAGAATCCACAGCTCCTGTTCTGGCATTTAAGCTTTCCTGGAATTTCAGCCATACAGTTCCACTCCTAGAAAATGccacagattaaaaaattataatccTATTTCTTGAGGAagaaatttgttgttttctcctcaAATCTAATAAGGAATCAATCATACCGCACTATCATGCCTCTGAAGACAGAAGTCCCAGCAGCAGTTGAGAGCCTATGTACCAGGAGCGTCCATGATGGCTATTCCCTAATATTGTCTATGAAATTTGCCATTAACCAAGCATACCTTTTTTTTATCAAGAGCTACATCATTGTTCtccaataaaatgaaaaataaatttgttgttAAATTTAGACAGTTAGAAACAAGAAGTAAAACTCCTATTTTAAACCAGTCAAATGCGTTTGAAATCAGTTGAGGCTTTGTCAGTATTTTTCATGTCAGTTGAGGTCAATCCTGCCTGCCTCTCTCCTAGTATTCCAGAATTACTTTCTAAGGAAATAATTAATGGGAATAATAGGGATagaaattttcagattttaagtTACTCTGGATGTACAGATGCCAGAAACTGGGATGAAAAAGCCAGTCTGAAAGACCAGTGAATGTGACTTGAATGTGAAAAGGGTGGCTCACTTGTACTAAAGTAGGAATAATCAAGCCACAGGCACCACCAAATCCACTTTAAGTTAAAATACATTCATCCTGCTCGTGTGCTCCACATTGTCCCCCCCTACTTCTTTCCAACCTCACAGAAAGCCCCTGAGCCCTCAGACAAGTTACTGCCATCTCACCTCCATCCCGATTAATGTGGTGACGTTCTGTGAGCACAGCCACTACATGCACAGCTTCTCTTAACGCAGTTTTGTGCAACTTACTTGCCCCAGCTTTACTTAGTAGATTTGAGTATAAGCCTGTATTTAAGTGGTTTGTCTTTGGCCGAAGGCCGATACCACTCCCCATGACTATTAGGACACTAATACTTGTGTTAATGCTGCCTTTGCTCTGCTTCAGCATGGCCTTGGATGTTGCTACTTGGACACTTCTCAGCTTGTTGGAGATGCAGAGCATGGCGGGTTTACTACGACCTTGGTTACTGAGCTCACTGCGTAAATACACCACGTGGATCTTGAAACTGCGCAGAGACTGGCACCTAGGCCACAGTctgaatacaaaattatttggattttttccaGCATCTTGACTTCATAGAAATTTCACCAAGTTCAGGTTAATGAAGTCAATACAATGCAAAGCTCTATATGAGAAGTTAATTCCCAGACATCCCCTTCACTCGGTGTAAGGGACCAAAACAGTCATCTGTTAAGGAGTTTTCAAACAATAAGCTTTAATTGccttattagaaaaataagcactgaaatatatataaatgtgattACATTGAAGTAATTCTGTAATCTAACATACTAGAAACCAAAGCCCagtcatatttttaatgatacagAGTAGCAAGATTTAGGTTCTAGAAATTTTCCATAGAGGATACGGAAGTATGCAGTATCATTAAGGAAACCACAGTAAAGACGAGACAAATCTCCACATTGCAATAAAAACTAAGTAGATCAATTTATTCTGTATACTATACAATGTGTAAGTTTGCAAAGAACAATTGACATTTTCATCACCTTAACATCTCAACTGGGTGTAAATATGTCCAACAAAATGTACTCCTGTGGCTTTTACACAAACACTGTCCTACTACGTCAAGAACAATGAGAGGGAAGCCTTTGGTACTACAGATTTGGGGACATATCCGTGAAGTTGGAATTCATTCGCTTTTAactattttgaataaaatgttgGTGCTATCTGCTATCATAAGCCTACATGAATACTAGTCTAATAACTAAACACTGTCTATCTTTAAAGGCAAGATATGAAAGGGACTGCCAGTCTACAGTGTGGGCAGGTCTTCTTTGAAAAAGATCATTATCAAATGGTAAAACTTATATAATACATTATGTACATAAGTTTGGATAGCTGAGTTATCTTGCTGGAGTAAGCTGAAAGTTAGTATCAATTTGCAGTCacctttgttttactgttacGTGATTATTGGACTTCCTAAGTTTCAAACAGTGTATAGAATCAAAAtcgctgtgcctgctgctgaggtCTGTCAGATGTGAAGGCTCATAACCAGTCACTGACCTAGTTAGGATTACAGTACTTTAAGTATACACATGGATAATACATTGGTAGCTGAATCTGTAATAACCTTAAGAACTGCAAGTCACTGAATGAACATCAAAAAAGCTTGCATTATCTAACCAGCAGGACAAGCTGAGTTGCAGCTAAATGAGGGgaatgtttaaatttaaatggcttttttttaaatctcaagcATCAAAAAACTCACCATACGTGAGCTACAAAATAGTGGAACCAGACAATACAAAGCAAGTCACCTTCAACTGTTCAATATTTGTTCCAGGCCCAATCCTATCgttttttcaaatttcatttacacatacaaaaataaagagggaTTTTCACATTAGAACTAACGACTATAGAAAGCAGTTTGCTTTAATATATCCAGCTTCCTTGTTATTTTCCCAGCCTAatttcttacttaaaaaaaaatcggTCTAATTCAAACTATTCTGTGAAAAATCGCAACTCGTTTATAGCATTAGTGGATGATAAGGAATAAAAGGGCTCTCACAAGGTTGTCCATATTTACTTGAAAAGGGCTATAAAGACTTGCAAAGAGCCAGGTTAGCAATTTAAAAAGTTCTCTGGAATGAATTCTCTAAACTGAAGAATGCACATTATAACAGAGTTTCCGCCCATTCTAACCAAAGCAGGGCCAAGTTAAGATTCTTCATCTCAtcttgatcattttttttttgagttttccttcagaaaagagCATTGCAGAAAACATGGGCCAGTCTTCTTTTCAACTAGCAGATATTTATTCCTTAAGACATTTCTGAATATATCAATACAAAGTGCTTCCTTCTAAAAACATGCATCTTCCAAAGTGGTTTCTCTTACAATGCCTGCATTggttctttgcttttcatagTGTTTTAATAGAACCGTTTAAGAAAAGAGTatgctaatatttttaaagggtttCTTACACTCCCAAAGAACATCAAGGCCATGATTGCTTGTATTAAAATCAATTACATTATGGATCATACTGAATATATCCGATTTCACTGAACAAATCATGCTCTTAAATTCCTCGGGTTACCCATCTAGTATCAACTGTGTATTCTGGCAATCTAGTACTCACAGCCTGCACCATACAGATGAACTGAAGTTTGTTCCTATTTCCTGACATGAAGAATTCCCTGTCTCTCAGTAGATCATTATAAAAATACCAGTTCCAGTTCCTTTCGCTTCCCAAAACCAATGAGGGGCTGCtgtataacagaaaaaaaggagttaGTTTACTGCCACTTCAGGAGttcaagaaaaagaattatACCCTTTCACTTCCAGAAGTCTAAAATAGTACAACGACAATTGCGTATCAAACCTTAGCAAGCCTAGATTTGGAGTTCGCCACAAGGGAAACTCTCTAGAACAGTACATTTAGCTATTTTCCATGTCATACCATTGAGCATTTCACCTTTAAAAGCTTAAAGAGCTGCTGAACAGAAAGGGCACCTGCCTTTAAATATAGGTACAAATTTCAGATTTATAACTGAATGCTGGACAttgttgcaaaacaaaatatacaaCTGCAAAAGCATAAGGCTGAGGCAAGTGTAAGCCTAGGGGTTTCACAAATTCCAGGTACACAATTTTTACTTTCAGTAGCAAGATTCTGGGCTCTTAGTTTCAGGCCAAGACTTTGAAAGATACAGAATCACTTGTGCTTTGATTGGCACATTATCTGcttcttaaaatgtaaaattaatagACATTTGCAAAAGGTTGTGCAAAACTATTGTATTTACAAAAATGGCACAAGAGTGAATTCAACAGTCTATGCACATGCACACTTCATTCACATCTTCAACAAAAGTGTGTTCTAAGCTACGGAACTGAAAAGGATACCAGCTTCAACAGGCAGTTGTCAATAAGCACTAGATTCACAAGAGTTACACCAGAATGGGCAAATATTGCCCAAGTAAAAACTCTATTGTTAAAGCTGAAACAGGTTTAAGGCCGTTCAAGTTcaagagcagaaacaaaattcaATCAGAGccctgtctttgtttttatacatGCTTTACCATCTAGCAACTTGTGGTCTAAACCTCTATTTTAGACAACAAAcccaaacacaaaaaaaaaccaacacaactGGAGgttatattaaatacaaatatgctGTAATTAAGGTGaaataacaaaagcagaaacattaaaaGTTGTAAAACTTGCGATGTCACTTGCTGGAACCAGTCCTACACTAGGAAATGGGCAATATGTACATTTTCAAGTAGATTACATTGCTCTAACCAAACTTGTCCTTTTTTAATCAGTGCATTGTTCTCAACTAGTCCAAATACTACACGTTTTACTCTTAACAGTACTCCCTTACAATAGCAGCACATGCTATCGCTACCTGCAAAGCTGTCAGTCTCATGATTTagtgtaagaaagaaaaagggggatgTGAGGGTGAGAAATAACTATTAAGGAGAAATAACGGGAATGAGAATTATCATGCAGTTCAGCTGTTCTCGTCAGCCAGCCAGCTTGCTAGCAACAAGAGATGGTTTCCGCTGTGGGAGATCCTGTGGAGTAGGAATATGGTCACCAGTGACTTCTGTCTTGTCAGGAGCTGCAGTAGGCAGTTGTTTATTCTTCATCTTTGCCTTAGCCATGTTGTAGTCACCAGaatcaaagtatttttgctAGAAGACAAAATACACATAGATTTAAGAGTCTGAATTTCTCGTTCTGCAATGCAGCTTTATGTCAATTCAGATAAAATCTTACCAAGACTGTTAAGCACACATTTAAACTCTGAACATCAGTTACATATACAGTTAATGCTCTACAGATAGCACAAAACTCATCCCATACACAAACACCGTGTTAGTACTGATTTCCAAAGGGCCCTGCCCTTTGGAAAATTACAG from Oxyura jamaicensis isolate SHBP4307 breed ruddy duck chromosome 10, BPBGC_Ojam_1.0, whole genome shotgun sequence encodes:
- the ARPP19 gene encoding cAMP-regulated phosphoprotein 19, whose product is MSAESPEPASAEEQKEMEDKVISPEKAEEAKLKARYPHLGQKPGGSDFLRKRLQKGQKYFDSGDYNMAKAKMKNKQLPTAAPDKTEVTGDHIPTPQDLPQRKPSLVASKLAG